Proteins co-encoded in one Oreochromis aureus strain Israel breed Guangdong linkage group 3, ZZ_aureus, whole genome shotgun sequence genomic window:
- the LOC116335704 gene encoding low affinity immunoglobulin gamma Fc region receptor II-b-like — protein sequence MKSSWHKTTEWSDSVTLTVSDNKPRPVLTVSPSWLSPGASVTLNCQVEHPSAGWSFYWYKAVPDLSEKSSSYELLPDGSGTAQDSYIIHGQTHTAGYVCRAGRGDPEYHTDHSQPKFVWSADVHSAASLTVSPDRVQHFTSDSVSLTCEGNFTEWRVRKFSEDGRLSDCRRMTGSTCNINTSESDTGVYWCESGSGEFSSAVNITVQNDGNGPILVSPVHPVTEGASVSLSCSLRTQKILSNVFFYHNDKLIQNDTRGELNISAVSKSDEGFYKCQYSGRESAQSWMSVKVISAAVSGADSSSSPVWLMVGLVCGVSLIIILLLLLYRCRQSKYSCFTRSIQSESHSPGSSTNHGVNQDETHVYGSLQHGTADIYESVTQVKNRNGSDEYENVASSLIDFKDLRRKREHDTPEESAVYYNEVGTHRCRGVSEGCTS from the exons ATGAAAAGTTCATGGCATAAaacaacagagtggagtgattcagtcacactgacagtttCTGACA ATAAACCCCGTCCTGTCCTCACTGTGTCTCCATCATGGCTGAGTCCTGGAGCCTCAGTAACTCTGAACTGTCAGGTTGAACATCCGTCTGCAGGATGGAGCTTCTACTGGTATAAAGCTGTTCCTGATCTATCAGAGAAATCCTCCAGTTATGAGCTGCTACCTGATGGCAGTGGGACTGCACAGGACTCCTACATCATtcatggacagacacacacagcaggatatgtgtgcagagctggaagaggagacccagagtatcacactgatcacagtcaaccaaagtttgtctggtctgcag ATGTTCATTCAGCAGCGTCTCTCACAGTGAGTCCTGACAGAGTGCAACACTTCACCTCTGACTCTGTCTCACTGACCTGTGAGGGAAACTTCACTGAGTGGAGAGTGAGGAAGTTCTCTGAGGACGGCCGACTCTCTGACTGTAGGAGAATGACTGGATCCACATGTAACATCAACACATCAGAGTCAGATACTGGagtgtactggtgtgagtctggatcaggagagttcagcagtgcagtcaacatcactgtacaGA ATGATGGTAATGGTCCTATCCTGGTGAGTCCTGTTCATCCTGTGACTGAGGGAGCTTCTgttagtctgagctgcagtttgagaacacaaaaaatactttccaatgtgtttttctatcacaaTGACAAACTTATTCAAAATGATACCCGAGGGGAGCTGAACATCTCTGCAGTGTCAAAGTCTGATGAAGGTTtctacaagtgtcagtactcaggaagagagtcagcacagagctggatgTCAGTTAAAG tcatttcagcagctgtgtcagGAGCTGACAGCTCTTCATCTCCTGTGTGGTTGATGGTTGGACTGGTTTGTGGAGTCTCTCTCATTATTATTCTCCTGCTCTTGTTGTATCGCTGCAGACAGTCCAAGT ATTCCTGCTTCACCAG gTCGATCCAGTCTGAGAGTCACAGTCCGGGCTCCTCCACAAATCATGGAGTCAACCAGGATGAAACTCATGTGTACGGCTCTCTTCAACATG gtACTGCTGACATCTATGAATCAGTTACACAAGTGAAGAACAGAAAtg GTTCAGATGAATATGAAAATGTTGCCTCCTCTCTTATTGACTTTAAAGATCTTAGAAGAAAGA GGGAACACGACACACCAGAGGAGAGTGCTGTTTACTACAATGAAGTTGGGACCCACAG GTGCAGAGGTGTGTCTGAGGGCTGCACCTCCTAA